From a single Lolium rigidum isolate FL_2022 chromosome 7, APGP_CSIRO_Lrig_0.1, whole genome shotgun sequence genomic region:
- the LOC124673098 gene encoding pectin acetylesterase 5-like: protein MAGTTEPLLLTPTKQRHRRSGYFAWGWKLAAAAVLVMLLLLAVASPLHHHSLPETVELTLLTGAVEKGAVCLDGTAPGYQLQRGSGSGSKSWLVHLEGGGWCSTLEECFNRGMSPLGSSNSVEPIQFTDAGILDSDPELNPDFYNWNKVYVRYCDGASFSGDTEARAQDGSTVYFRGLRIYEAVIDELMEKGLANATQALLTGCSAGGLATILHCDDFSAKFPRDVSVKCLADAGFFIDVKDISGQRSFWSQYDRLVRLQNVSEVLPKECLTSKNPTECLFPAEIIKSIRTPMFILNSGYDSKQIRLNLAPNTSGPDNAWLSCRDNIRNCNSTQIEFLDEFRNTTVNELKVVYDKKGWGMFIDSCFTHCQTIYGISWNSPVSPRLGNKTIADVVGNWHRGGGQGVKEIDCEYPCNPTCSSLLHT, encoded by the exons ATGGCGGGCACAACCGAGCCGCTCCTCCTCACCCCGACGAAGCAGCGCCACCGTCGGTCTGGCTACTTCGCATGGGGATGGAAACTCGCCGCCGCGGCTGTTCTGGTCATGCTGCTTCTGCTGGCTGTCGCCAGCCCTCTGCATCACCATAGCCTGCCGGAGACCGTCGAGCTAACCCTCCTTACCGGCGCCGTGGAGAAAGGGGCAG TGTGCTTGGACGGAACCGCGCCGGGCTACCAACTGCAGAGAGGCTCCGGATCCGGATCCAAAAGCTGGCTCGTCCACCTAGAG GGAGGAGGTTGGTGCAGCACACTCGAGGAATGTTTCAACCGCGGAATGTCTCCGTTGGGTTCGTCAAACTCCGTGGAACCAATACAGTTCACCGATGCTGGGATCCTCGATAGTGATCCCGAACTGAATCCTG ATTTCTACAACTGGAACAAAGTATATGTACGGTATTGCGACGGGGCATCTTTTTCTGGTGACACGGAAGCTCGTGCACAG GATGGAAGCACAGTTTACTTCAGAGGACTGCGCATCTATGAAGCAGTTATTGATGAACTCATGGAAAAAGGACTTGCCAATGCTACACAG GCCCTCCTTACAGGTTGTTCCGCTGGTGGTCTAGCGACGATACTTCATTGCGATGATTTTAGTGCAAAATTCCCTCGGGACGTTTCAGTTAAATGCCTTGCTGATGCTGGGTTTTTTATTGACGT AAAGGATATATCTGGACAAAGGTCCTTTTGGTCTCAATATGATAGACTTGTTCGCCTCCAG AATGTTAGCGAAGTGTTGCCCAAGGAGTGCCTTACAAGCAAGAACCCAACTGAG TGTCTCTTCCCGGctgagataattaagagcatccgcACCCCCATGTTTATTCTCAACTCTGGATATGATTCAAAGCAG ATACGACTGAATCTCGCACCAAACACATCTGGGCCTGATAACGCGTGGCTGAGTTGCAGGGACAACATCCGGAATTGCAATTCCACACAAATTGAATTTCTTGATG AGTTCAGGAATACAACGGTCAATGAATTGAAGGTCGTCTATGATAAGAAGGGATGGGGCATGTTCATTGATTCATGCTTCACCCACTGTCAAACAATCTATGGTATCTCTTGGAATTCACCTGTCTCCCCGAGGCTTGGAAATAAG ACAATTGCAGATGTTGTTGGAAACTGGCACCGTGGAGGGGGCCAAGGAGTGAAAGAGATTGATTGCGAGTAtccgtgcaacccaacatgcagcaGTCTATTGCATACATGA